Proteins from a genomic interval of Ptychodera flava strain L36383 chromosome 7, AS_Pfla_20210202, whole genome shotgun sequence:
- the LOC139137778 gene encoding activated RNA polymerase II transcriptional coactivator p15-like — MPDQTQSSQSSVAALVPQPSKPGATSQAGERQFRFLLRDTETSARIVSVQMYKGNVYVGIREFFKKPDTGELIPTKKGINLNLDQWNRLKCIMQSIDDAAKTLTSN; from the coding sequence ATGCCTGATCAGACTCAGTCCAGTCAGTCATCAGTTGCTGCTTTGGTCCCTCAACCTTCCAAGCCTGGCGCAACTAGTCAAGCAGGTGAGAGACAATTCAGATTTCTTCTGCGTGACACAGAGACGTCAGCTCGGATTGTGAGTGTGCAGATGTACAAGGGAAATGTGTACGTTGGAATACGTGAATTCTTCAAGAAACCCGACACTGGAGAACTGATACCAACAAAGAAGGGAATCAATTTGAATTTGGATCAGTGGAATCGGCTGAAATGTATCATGCAGAGTATTGATGATGCTGCTAAGACACTGACAAGCAATTGA
- the LOC139136644 gene encoding uncharacterized protein, with amino-acid sequence MPVFHCCVPKCFADSRKKSSSGLKKYPWMQDVTFFPLPNAKKQPGLRKKWLKRIRRDPKWTPTKYTRICSQHFVDSKPSEENPIPSIFGNMKSGTSILRPPNKLQRQKESQSAGEKRMSCKTATEDIGVGSDDPETVADIVVLPCDVDSTGVVEVVSFEEKASNISQGIEVYPIPSSDHSYCCHPLSVATESAHEVACLTDVTGNIISTEEMLKSQNEIQKLRTQVQMLQREKHGLECEVSELKMKLEDKDKLRKELFLETVLSDDKSVFQYTGMPSLGILNGVFNILNARDNEIKYWRGKESSSRKSYQTKMGAQKTGPSRKLSKYDEYLLTLIRFRVGLLGFFVANIFGVSESRVSQIFATWINYMHLVLSPLLKWPSRQLVKKYMPAVFRKKYPKTRAIIDCSELFVQKPATPTAQACTWSNYKSHNTYKFLVAISPSGVFTFVSNLWGGNASDCHITDHSGFLDLIEEGDDIMADRGFTIRKQLTQRKATLNIPPFTHAAKTAKGKRLNSAQITKTKSIAKLRIHVERAIGKLKRFRLLNQVMPLTLKPLSNQMLKLAAIFCNFSPPIVKK; translated from the exons atgcctGTTTTTCACTGTTGTGTGCCGAAATGCTTCGCGGACTCTCGAAAAAAGTCATCGAGCGGACTAAAAAAATACCCCTGGATGCAAGATGTTACGTTTTTTCCATTGCCAAATGCGAAAAAACAACCTGGTttgagaaaaaagtggctaaaacgAATAAGACGTGATCCGAAATGGACGCCGACAAAATATACACGGATCTGCTCCCAACATTTCGTAGACAGTAAACCTAGCGAAGAGAATCCAATCCCAAGCATTTTTGGAAATATGAAGTCCGGTACATCCATTTTACGACCACCTAACAAACTGCAACGCCAGAAGGAGTCACAGTCAGCAGGGGAAAAGCGGATGTCATGCAAGACGGCGACGGAGGATATCGGCGTAGGCAGTGATGATCCGGAGACAGTAGCCGACATCGTTGTACTTCCCTGTGATGTAGATAGTACTGGCGTTGTTGAAGTTGTGTCATTTGAAGAAAAAGCTTCGAATATCTCACAAG GCATTGAAGTGTATCCCATCCCTAGTAGTGACCATAGCTACTGTTGTCATCCTCTATCTGTTGCTACTGAATCTGCGCATGAGGTGGCCTGTCTAACTGATGTCACAGGAAACATCATTTCAACTGAAGAGATGCTCAAATCACAGAATGAAATACAGAAGTTGAGAACACAAGTGCAAATGTTACAGAGAGAGAAGCATGGCCTTGAATGTGAAGTCAGTGAGTTGAAAATGAAACTTGAAGACAAGGACAAATTGAGGAAAGAATTATTTTTAGAAACTGTCTTATCAGATGACAAGTCTGTTTTTCAATATACAGGGATGCCAAGTCTGGGTATTCTTAATGGTGTTTTTAATATTCTAAATGCTAGAGATAATGAAATTAAATATTGGCGTGGAAAAGAAAGCTCAAGTAGAaaatcatatcaaacaaaaatggGGGCACAAAAAACAGGGCCATCAaggaaattgtcaaaatatgatgAGTATTTACTCACCCTTATTCGATTCAGGGTTGGTTTATTGGGTTTTTTTGTTGCAAATATATTTGGTGTTTCAGAGTCAAGGGTGTCACAGATTTTTGCAACATGGATTAATTATATGCATTTGGTTCTCAGTCCACTTTTGAAGTGGCCTTCTCGTCAACTGGTGAAAAAATATATGCCTGCAGtgtttagaaaaaaatatcctAAAACCAGAGCTATAATAGATTGCTCAGAGTTATTTGTACAGAAGCCTGCAACTCCAACTGCTCAAGCATGTACATGGAGCAACTACAAATCTCATAATACTTATAAATTTCTTGTGGCAATCAGTCCTTCTggtgtatttacatttgtatcaaACTTGTGGGGTGGCAATGCTTCAGACTGTCATATTACAGATCATAGTGGTTTTTTAGATTTAATTGAAGAAGGTGATGATATCATGGCAGATCGTGGTTTTACAATAAGAAAACAACTTACTCAGAGAAAAGCGACTCTCAATATTCCTCCGTTCACTCATGCAGCAAAAACAGCAAAAGGCAAACGCTTGAACTCAGCAcagataacaaaaacaaaaagcatCGCAAAACTAAGAATTCATGTTGAACGTGCCATAGGGAAACTTAAGCGCTTTCGTCTTCTCAACCAGGTAATGCCCTTGACGTTGAAGCCACTCAGCAATCAGATGTTGAAGCTAGCTgccatattttgtaatttttctccaccaattgtaaagaaataa
- the LOC139136645 gene encoding uncharacterized protein produces MANIFAEMKVTELKLYLKERGIPASDQKKPQLISLAQKAAMMNLPVISEPDDLETSMKRRRTVKVNETIELELPDVRGIPAKDWSSDLFNLPNVQLVDVLVYLSAVCQFDCGRLRKLKSEDGYQLFAKRHVVEVKLYAHQPRSNYFYVKAKVVPQERQKSQPYVTWVLLDKSCNILSGGCECVADDGRCKHCIALLFALQDFNERHCDRSAETSTDQPCKWDVPRHTSRPMKILEIDFHHQSRQEITPEPTPQYYSPGTDHPLLSDREVEIAIYNLFKNESLHAGVLEVIDPPTSPCTFDNDSTEAQPLTLIQTVDKFKETGNGSCDAFITYLCENTSETDIKEVFHLTSEQSKSSEWFEYRKGRLTASVFHRAVHYQGDDLGNYIVKAVVGEGTFSNEATEYGINCEPVARYFYYNEYKKSHQNAVVVNSGLFISKKYPYLGASPDGIVLCKCCEKGILEIKCPFKYKDMSPEDICRENPQYNCFLDEHNNVKLKETSPWYSQIQGQLAISQHHWCDFVLYTRKGFSVERIYADDPFWKNMLKSLQFFYLTYIVPKILK; encoded by the exons ATGGCAAACATTTTTGCAGAAATGAAAGTTACCGAGCTAAAACTTTACTTGAAAGAACGGGGAATTCCTGCTAGCGACCAAAAGAAGCCTCAGTTGATCAGTTTAGCTCAGAAAGCGGCGATGATGAACTTGCCGGTGATTTCTGAACCCGACGACTTAGAGACGTCAATGAAGCGGCGGCGAACTGTCAAAGTAAATGAAACGATTGAACTTGAACTCCCCGATGTTCGCGGAATTCCGGCCAAGGACTGGAGTAGTGATCTTTTTAATTTACCCAATGTACAACTGGTTGACGTTTTGGTTTATTTGAGTGCTGTGTGTCAGTTTGATTGCGGTCGCCTGCGTAAGTTGAAGTCGGAAGACGGGTACCAACTGTTTGCAAAACGACATGTAGTAGAAGTGAAACTTTACGCACACCAGCCGCGGAGCAATTATTTCTATGTCAAAGCAAAAGTTGTTCCACAGGAGAGACAGAAAAGTCAACCGTATGTGACATGGGTGCTACTTGATAAAAGTTGTAACATTCTGTCCGGTGGCTGTGAATGTGTAGC GGATGATGGCAGATGTAAACACTGCATTGCACTACTGTTTGCTCTGCAAGACTTCAATGAGCGTCACTGTGATAGATCAGCTGAGACATCTACAGATCAACCGTGTAAATGGGATGTGCCTCGCCATACATCAAGACCAATGAAAATATTAGAAATAGACTTTCATCATCAATCCAGACAAGAAATCACTCCTGAACCCACACCACAATATTACTCCCCTGGGACAGATCACCCTCTGCTGTCAGATAGGGAAGTGGAAATTGCGATTTacaatttatttaaaaatgaaagctTGCATGCTGGTGTTTTAGAGGTGATAGATCCACCTACTAGTCCTTGTACCTTTGATAATGATTCCACTGAAGCACAACCTCTGACACTCATTCAAACTGTAGACAAGTTTAAAGAAACTGGAAATGGATCTTGTGATGCATTCATAACTTACTTATGTGAAAATACATCAGAGACAGACATAAAGGAAGTATTTCATCTGACGTCTGAGCAGAGTAAAAGTAGTGAGTGGTTTGAATATAGAAAAGGAAGACTCACTGCATCTGTTTTTCACAGGGCTGTTCATTATCAGGGTGATGATCTGGGTAATTATATAGTTAAAGCTGTTGTTGGGGAAGGTACTTTTAGTAATGAAGCAACAGAATATGGAATAAATTGTGAACCAGTTGCAAGGTATTTTTACTACAATGAATACAAAAAGTCTCATCAGAATGCAGTGGTTGTGAACAGTGGACTCTTCATTAGTAAAAAGTATCCATATTTGGGAGCTAGCCCAGATGGTATTGTTTTGTGTAAGTGTTGTGAAAAGGGTATTTTAGAAATTAAATGTCCATTTAAGTACAAGGATATGTCACCAGAAGATATATGCAGAGAAAATCCCCAGTATAATTGTTTTTTAGATGAACATAATAATgtgaaattaaaagaaacatcACCATGGTACTCACAGATTCAAGGACAGTTGGCTATTTCACAGCATCATTGGTGTGATTTTGTCTTGTACACCAGAAAAGGTTTTAGTGTAGAGCGTATTTATGCAGATGATCCTTTTTggaaaaatatgttgaaatccCTACAATTCTTCTATTTGACATACATTGTaccaaaaatactaaaataa